The Cervus canadensis isolate Bull #8, Minnesota chromosome X, ASM1932006v1, whole genome shotgun sequence genome contains a region encoding:
- the AGTR2 gene encoding type-2 angiotensin II receptor, which translates to MKANFSLATISKNITSNLHVGLVNISSNESTFNCSHKPSDKHLDAIPVLYHIIFAVGFLVNTIVVTLFFCQKGPKKVSSIYIFNLAVADLLLLATLPLWATYYSHRYDWLFGPVMCKVFGSFLTLNMFASIFFITCMSVDRYQSVIYPFLSQRRNPWQASYIVPLVWCMACLSSLPTFYFRDVRTIEYLGVNACIMAFPPEKYAQWSAGIALMKNILGFIIPLIFIATCYFGIRKHLLKTNSYGKNRITRDQVLKMAAAVVLAFIICWLPFHVLTFLDALAWMGVINSCEVIAVIDLALPFAILLGFTNSCINPFLYCFVGNRFQQKLRRVFRVPITWLQGKRENGSCGKSSSLREMETFVS; encoded by the coding sequence ATGAAAGCCAACTTCTCCCTTGCCACCATCAGCAAAAACATTACCAGCAATCTTCACGTTGGACTTGTGAACATTTCTAGCAATGAGTCTACCTTTAATTGCTCACATAAGCCATCAGATAAGCATTTGGATGCAATTCCTGTTCTTTATCACATTATTTTTGCGGTTGGATTTCTTGTCAATACTATTGTGGTTACACTGTTTTTTTGTCAAAAGGGTCCTAAGAAGGTTTCCAGCATTTACATCTTCAATCTAGCTGTGGCTGACTTACTTCTTTTGGCTACTCTTCCTCTCTGGGCAACCTATTATTCTCATAGATATGACTGGCTCTTTGGACCTGTGATGTGCAAAGTTTTTGGTTCTTTCCTGACCCTGAACATGTTTGCAAGCATTTTTTTTATCACCTGCATGAGTGTTGATAGGTACCAATCTGTCATCTACCCCTTTCTGTCTCAAAGAAGAAATCCCTGGCAAGCATCTTATATAGTTCCCCTTGTTTGGTGTATGGCTTGTCTGTCCTCATTGCCAACGTTTTATTTCCGGGATGTCAGAACCATTGAATATTTAGGGGTGAATGCTTGCATAATGGCTTTCCCACCTGAGAAGTATGCCCAATGGTCAGCTGGGATTGCCTTAATGAAAAATATCCTTGGTTTTATTATCCCTTTAATATTCATAGCAACATGCTATTTTGGAATCAGAAAACATCTACTGAAGACCAATAGCTATGGGAAGAATAGAATAACTCGTGACCAAGTTCTGAAGATGGCAGCTGCTGTTGTTCTGGCGTTCATCATTTGTTGGCTTCCCTTCCATGTGCTGACCTTCCTGGATGCTCTAGCCTGGATGGGTGTCATTAATAGCTGTGAAGTTATAGCAGTCATTGACCTGGCACTTCCTTTTGCCATTCTCCTGGGATTCACCAACAGCTGCATTAATCCCTTTCTGTATTGTTTTGTTGGAAACAGGTTCCAACAGAAGCTCCGCCGTGTGTTTAGGGTTCCAATTACTTGGCTTCAAGGCAAGAGAGAGAATGGGTCATGTGGAAAAAGCAGTTCCCTTAGAGAAATGGAGACCTTTGTGTCTTAA